In the genome of Gloeotrichia echinulata CP02, one region contains:
- the uvrB gene encoding excinuclease ABC subunit UvrB translates to MTEFCLQAPFSPTGDQPHAIAQLVASIQAGNRYQTLQGATGTGKTFSVAAVIEKIGKPTLVLAHNKTLAAQLCNELREFFPKNAVEYFVSYYDYYQPEAYIAVTDTYIEKTASINDEIDMLRHSATRSLFERRDVIVVASISCIYGLGMPAEYLKAAIPLKIGMEVNQRQILRALASVQYSRNDLEMGRGKFRVRGDVLEIGPAYEDRIIRVEFFGDEIDAIRYIDPVTGEIIHSLQAVNIYPARHFVTPEERLEVACKDIATELKQQKAELEAAGKLLEAQRIDQRTRYDLEMLREVGYCNGVENYSRHLAGRQAGEPPECLIDYFPKDWLLIIDESHVTVPQIRGMYNGDQARKKVLIDHGFRLPSAADNRPLKAEEFWQKVNQCVFVSATPGNWELEISEGQIVEQVIRPTGVIDPEISVRPTEGQIDDLLGEIRDRVDRQERVLITTLTKRMAEDLTEYLQDHSVRVRYLHSEINSIERIEILQNLREGSFDVLVGVNLLREGLDLPEVSLVAILDADKEGFLRAERSLIQTIGRAARHVRGQAIMYADNMTDSMIKAIDETDRRRGIQRAYNRMHGITPQSIVKKSSNAILSFLDVSRRLNATDLQIVDEHINEIPLENIPELITKLEAQMKEAAKKLEFEEAGKLRDRIKHLRDKMLGR, encoded by the coding sequence ATGACAGAATTTTGTCTTCAAGCTCCCTTTAGTCCAACCGGTGATCAACCACATGCGATCGCCCAACTTGTGGCCAGTATCCAAGCGGGTAATCGTTACCAAACTTTACAAGGAGCTACGGGAACCGGCAAGACATTTTCGGTAGCAGCAGTCATTGAGAAGATTGGCAAACCTACTTTGGTTCTGGCTCATAACAAAACCCTCGCAGCGCAACTGTGTAATGAGTTGCGGGAGTTCTTTCCTAAAAATGCTGTCGAGTATTTCGTCAGCTATTACGACTATTATCAACCAGAAGCGTACATTGCAGTTACCGATACTTATATTGAAAAAACGGCGTCGATTAACGATGAAATCGATATGTTGCGACATTCAGCCACGCGATCGCTGTTTGAACGTCGTGATGTGATCGTAGTTGCTTCCATTAGCTGTATTTACGGTTTGGGAATGCCTGCAGAATACCTCAAAGCTGCCATCCCCCTCAAGATAGGTATGGAAGTTAATCAACGCCAAATTTTGCGGGCTTTAGCATCAGTGCAATATAGCCGCAACGATTTAGAAATGGGTCGGGGAAAGTTTCGCGTCCGGGGTGATGTGTTAGAAATTGGACCAGCCTACGAAGACCGGATTATTCGCGTCGAATTTTTTGGTGATGAAATTGACGCGATTCGCTACATTGACCCTGTAACGGGTGAAATTATCCACAGCCTACAAGCGGTGAATATTTACCCCGCACGTCACTTTGTCACCCCAGAAGAACGCTTAGAAGTAGCTTGTAAGGATATCGCCACCGAATTAAAACAGCAAAAAGCCGAATTAGAAGCAGCCGGAAAATTATTAGAAGCGCAACGTATAGATCAGCGGACACGCTATGACCTAGAAATGCTGCGCGAAGTCGGTTACTGTAACGGCGTCGAGAACTATTCCCGCCACTTAGCCGGAAGACAAGCGGGAGAACCACCAGAGTGTTTAATTGATTATTTTCCTAAAGATTGGCTATTAATAATCGATGAATCTCACGTTACAGTCCCACAAATTCGCGGTATGTACAACGGCGACCAAGCCAGGAAAAAAGTTTTAATTGATCATGGCTTTCGCCTTCCTAGTGCGGCTGATAATCGTCCTTTGAAAGCCGAAGAATTTTGGCAGAAAGTGAACCAGTGTGTTTTTGTTTCCGCTACTCCAGGAAATTGGGAATTAGAAATTTCTGAAGGTCAAATAGTTGAGCAAGTAATTAGACCCACTGGCGTAATTGACCCCGAAATTTCCGTACGTCCCACAGAAGGACAAATTGATGATTTGTTGGGAGAAATTAGAGACAGAGTAGACCGCCAAGAACGAGTGCTGATTACCACATTAACCAAGCGCATGGCGGAAGATTTGACAGAATATTTGCAAGACCACAGTGTTCGGGTGCGGTATTTGCACTCAGAAATTAATTCCATTGAGCGCATTGAAATTTTGCAGAATTTGCGCGAAGGAAGTTTTGATGTGTTAGTTGGTGTGAACTTATTAAGGGAAGGTTTGGATTTACCCGAAGTTTCCTTAGTCGCAATTTTAGATGCAGATAAAGAAGGATTCTTACGTGCCGAACGTTCTTTAATCCAAACTATTGGTAGAGCAGCACGTCACGTCCGGGGACAGGCAATCATGTATGCTGATAATATGACAGATAGCATGATTAAAGCCATTGATGAAACTGACAGACGGCGTGGGATTCAAAGGGCATATAATCGGATGCATGGAATTACGCCGCAATCGATTGTGAAAAAATCAAGTAACGCGATTTTATCGTTTTTGGATGTTTCCCGACGGTTGAATGCAACGGATTTACAAATAGTAGATGAACATATCAATGAAATACCGTTAGAAAACATTCCCGAATTGATTACCAAACTAGAAGCGCAGATGAAAGAAGCAGCAAAGAAACTGGAATTTGAAGAAGCGGGGAAATTGCGCGATCGCATTAAGCATCTGCGAGATAAAATGCTGGGACGTTAA
- a CDS encoding four helix bundle protein, which yields MLTAATVLHDSGKCCISIQERTENFAIRVIKAYSELNKKPFDDAGKILSKQFLRSGTSIGANCSEAKYAQSNKDFINKYSIALKEANETLYWIKIMIKSELVSKSKFQNLIEENERIIKILTTSINKLKEK from the coding sequence TTGCTAACTGCTGCTACTGTACTTCATGATTCAGGAAAGTGCTGTATCAGTATTCAAGAAAGAACAGAAAATTTTGCAATAAGAGTTATCAAAGCTTATTCTGAGCTAAATAAAAAACCTTTTGACGACGCTGGTAAAATCTTGTCTAAACAATTTTTAAGAAGCGGGACATCAATAGGTGCGAACTGTTCAGAAGCTAAGTATGCACAATCAAATAAAGACTTTATCAATAAGTATTCTATAGCCTTAAAGGAAGCCAATGAAACCCTTTATTGGATAAAAATAATGATAAAATCCGAGTTAGTGTCAAAATCAAAATTTCAAAATCTGATAGAAGAGAATGAAAGAATTATTAAGATATTAACAACTTCAATCAACAAGTTGAAAGAAAAATAA
- a CDS encoding CsbD family protein: MSLEERAKATAKNVEGKIQEATGKVTGDPKDKTEGKAKQAESEVRHGIEDVKDEVKKKLN; the protein is encoded by the coding sequence ATGAGCTTAGAAGAAAGAGCCAAAGCGACTGCTAAAAATGTAGAAGGTAAAATCCAAGAAGCAACAGGAAAAGTTACTGGAGACCCGAAAGATAAAACAGAAGGTAAAGCAAAACAAGCCGAAAGCGAAGTGCGCCACGGTATTGAAGATGTCAAAGACGAAGTGAAGAAAAAGCTCAACTAA
- a CDS encoding Uma2 family endonuclease yields MVALPDNTYMSAEEYLAWEPTQEERYEYWDGEVVMMSGATRNHNRVSGNLFKLLDDALAERSCEVYIVDVKVQVEPGQKYFYPDVVVTCDDRESDPQFVQFPCLIIEVLSPSTEAVDRGKKFAKYRQSPTLQEYVLVQVTQPGVEVFRRNEQGKWVLSEYNLGEKLRLESVGVEIEIVDLYRQVQFEAEASEN; encoded by the coding sequence ATGGTTGCTTTACCTGACAACACTTACATGAGTGCAGAGGAGTATCTAGCTTGGGAACCCACCCAAGAGGAACGCTACGAGTATTGGGATGGCGAAGTTGTGATGATGAGTGGTGCTACACGCAACCACAATCGGGTTTCTGGAAATTTGTTTAAGCTTTTAGATGATGCCCTAGCGGAGCGCTCCTGCGAAGTGTACATTGTAGATGTGAAGGTGCAGGTAGAACCGGGACAAAAGTATTTTTATCCTGATGTGGTGGTGACTTGCGACGACCGCGAAAGCGATCCACAATTTGTGCAATTTCCCTGCTTAATTATCGAAGTACTATCACCTTCAACAGAAGCAGTTGATCGAGGGAAAAAGTTTGCCAAATATCGCCAATCTCCAACTTTGCAAGAATATGTTTTAGTACAAGTAACTCAACCAGGTGTGGAAGTATTTCGCCGGAACGAACAGGGTAAATGGGTGCTGTCGGAGTATAATTTAGGCGAAAAATTGCGCCTGGAATCGGTGGGTGTGGAAATAGAGATTGTTGATTTGTATCGCCAAGTGCAGTTTGAAGCGGAAGCCAGCGAAAATTAA
- a CDS encoding PEP-CTERM sorting domain-containing protein, with translation MSIFDVVKKLIAAGAGAALVFTASPSQAAVIDINDLTGWETIGNVSNNNNGGILLSTSAGDNDTEIESFLGLSSGDLDALNNIDATIGSAIKNSITVEAGDVLNFNWQFETFDYLPYNDFSFYSIGSSVNKLADVSQVGDFGQTASQTSYTFNTGGTYTVGFGVVNATDTAAQSNLTVGTSVPEPLTIFGTLTAAGFGVALRRKQQQQQKATAKA, from the coding sequence ATGAGTATATTTGATGTAGTCAAGAAGTTAATAGCTGCAGGTGCTGGAGCCGCATTAGTTTTTACCGCTAGCCCATCTCAAGCTGCAGTTATCGACATTAATGACTTGACTGGGTGGGAAACAATTGGCAATGTTAGCAACAATAATAATGGAGGAATTTTACTTTCCACCTCTGCTGGAGATAATGACACGGAAATAGAGTCATTTCTAGGATTAAGTTCTGGAGATTTGGATGCTCTGAACAACATTGATGCTACGATTGGTTCTGCGATTAAAAATTCGATTACAGTGGAAGCTGGAGATGTTTTGAACTTTAATTGGCAATTTGAAACATTTGATTACCTACCCTATAATGACTTTTCCTTCTACTCCATTGGGTCTTCAGTTAATAAACTCGCTGACGTGTCGCAAGTCGGTGATTTTGGCCAAACTGCATCTCAAACTTCCTACACCTTCAACACAGGGGGAACTTATACCGTAGGTTTTGGTGTTGTAAATGCAACAGATACGGCTGCTCAGTCTAATTTAACCGTTGGTACATCTGTCCCCGAACCTCTGACTATATTCGGTACATTGACAGCAGCTGGTTTTGGTGTAGCTTTGCGCCGCAAACAACAGCAGCAACAAAAAGCTACAGCTAAAGCGTAA
- a CDS encoding transposase produces the protein MKPYSVDLREKIVNAYQLGNISVRKLAVNFGVGKAFVQKMLRQYKEKGHVNPGKQGTRKKAVLADSAAQLVALVKKYPDATLSEYCEYWLLTEGQLVSSSMMCRELQKLNLTRKKKRFAAVRQLPIEFNCSGVNTERKSEI, from the coding sequence ATGAAACCATATTCCGTCGATCTGAGAGAAAAAATAGTCAATGCTTATCAGTTAGGAAATATTTCAGTTAGAAAGTTAGCTGTAAACTTTGGTGTTGGTAAAGCTTTTGTACAAAAAATGTTGAGACAGTATAAAGAGAAAGGACATGTTAATCCTGGTAAGCAAGGGACAAGAAAAAAAGCGGTATTAGCAGATTCTGCGGCTCAACTTGTTGCATTGGTAAAAAAGTATCCAGATGCAACTCTCTCTGAATATTGTGAATATTGGCTCTTAACTGAGGGGCAACTAGTGAGTTCCAGCATGATGTGTAGAGAATTGCAAAAATTAAATCTAACTCGTAAAAAAAAACGGTTCGCAGCAGTCAGGCAGCTACCGATAGAGTTCAATTGCTCAGGTGTGAATACAGAGAGAAAGTCAGAGATATAG
- a CDS encoding S8 family serine peptidase, with product MNKKLIWIIWGLSASCLSAPVLASALQTSLGSNGIDALKLHQPPYNLTGRKIAIGQVEIGRPGMFGWDKAVSKNRAVSLAGVFLRNGPAKSNSGVDPHAYNVAGVMVSNDKAWPGIAPGARLYSSAVGSTKNMGQPEECLSAQHIAGQNSGDIRAINFSFGEPLNRDPRPDAVLDGNALLTLCIDWSSRVHNVLYAIAGNQGKGGIPIPTDNFNGVNVAFSSRRGGIFNKVDVSNLADANQGVSGRLEGKEFNADGRRAISLVAPGSNIALLNPDGKVNKVTGTSFAAPHVTATVALLQEFGDRQLRTKQPHWSIESRRHELMKAVLLNSADKIQDSGDGLRLGMTRTLIDKQNKDWLESDAYKDPTIPLDAQMGAGHLNAFRAYQQFSTGQWQPSSSVPPIGWDYRTVDALKSVEYQLAKPLKQGSFVAITLAWDRLVELNDTNKNQLFDLNENFRDRGLNNLDLYLVKADAKTPDAGTVCSSISAIDSVEHIFCPIPANGNYKILVQFRQQVNEATQSYALAWWT from the coding sequence ATGAACAAAAAACTAATTTGGATAATTTGGGGATTGAGTGCTTCGTGTTTGAGTGCGCCGGTGCTGGCTTCGGCTTTACAAACTTCCTTGGGAAGTAATGGTATTGATGCTTTGAAGCTACACCAACCTCCTTACAATTTAACCGGTCGCAAGATTGCGATTGGTCAGGTGGAAATTGGGCGACCGGGAATGTTTGGCTGGGATAAAGCGGTGTCTAAAAATCGCGCTGTGTCCCTAGCTGGGGTGTTTTTACGCAATGGACCTGCTAAGTCAAATAGCGGGGTTGACCCCCATGCTTATAATGTTGCTGGTGTGATGGTGAGTAATGACAAAGCCTGGCCGGGAATTGCTCCTGGTGCTAGACTGTACTCCTCTGCTGTGGGTTCGACAAAAAACATGGGTCAACCGGAAGAGTGTTTATCGGCGCAGCACATAGCAGGGCAAAACAGTGGGGATATCCGCGCCATTAACTTTAGCTTTGGGGAACCTCTGAATCGAGATCCACGCCCGGACGCGGTTTTAGATGGTAATGCTTTACTCACACTATGTATTGATTGGTCGAGTCGCGTTCATAATGTACTGTATGCGATCGCTGGCAATCAGGGTAAAGGTGGGATTCCGATTCCTACAGATAATTTTAACGGAGTAAACGTAGCTTTTTCATCCCGCCGAGGGGGGATTTTTAATAAAGTTGACGTTTCTAATCTGGCTGATGCTAATCAGGGAGTGAGTGGTCGGCTAGAGGGAAAGGAGTTTAATGCTGATGGGCGTCGTGCTATCAGTTTAGTCGCGCCTGGTAGTAACATTGCTTTGCTCAATCCCGATGGGAAGGTAAACAAAGTTACAGGTACAAGTTTTGCTGCGCCTCACGTTACTGCTACTGTGGCTTTGTTGCAGGAATTTGGTGATCGACAATTACGGACAAAACAGCCTCATTGGAGTATTGAATCTCGCAGGCATGAACTGATGAAAGCGGTGTTATTGAATTCAGCAGACAAAATTCAAGATAGCGGTGATGGCTTGCGGTTAGGAATGACTCGGACATTAATTGATAAACAAAATAAAGACTGGCTGGAGTCTGATGCTTATAAAGATCCCACAATTCCCTTAGATGCCCAAATGGGAGCGGGTCATTTAAATGCTTTCCGAGCTTATCAACAATTTAGCACTGGTCAATGGCAGCCATCAAGTTCTGTACCCCCCATTGGATGGGATTATCGGACAGTGGATGCGCTGAAGTCTGTGGAATATCAGCTAGCAAAACCTTTGAAACAGGGGAGTTTTGTGGCGATTACTCTGGCTTGGGACAGATTGGTAGAACTCAATGATACTAATAAAAATCAGCTTTTTGATCTCAATGAGAATTTCCGCGATCGCGGCTTAAATAATCTCGACCTTTATTTAGTAAAAGCCGATGCTAAAACTCCAGATGCTGGTACGGTTTGCTCGTCAATCAGCGCCATTGATAGTGTAGAGCATATTTTTTGCCCAATTCCTGCCAATGGCAATTACAAAATTCTTGTCCAGTTTCGCCAACAAGTAAACGAAGCAACTCAATCTTATGCTTTAGCTTGGTGGACGTAA
- the rpe gene encoding ribulose-phosphate 3-epimerase yields the protein MTQNLSQKPIVIAPSILSADFSRLGDEIRSVDAAGADWIHVDVMDGRFVPNITIGPLVVEAIRPVTTKPLDVHLMIVEPEKYVEGFAKAGADIISVHAEHNASPHLHRTLGQIKELGKKAGVVLNPSTPLELIEYALELCDLILIMSVNPGFGGQSFIPGVVPKIRKLRQICDERGLDPWIEVDGGLKANNTWQVLEAGANAIVAGSAVFGAKDYAQAITAIRNSKRPTPELAKV from the coding sequence ATGACCCAAAACCTATCTCAAAAGCCCATTGTGATTGCTCCTTCCATCCTATCAGCCGATTTTAGTCGTCTGGGAGATGAAATTCGCTCCGTAGACGCCGCTGGAGCAGATTGGATTCATGTTGATGTAATGGATGGTCGTTTTGTACCTAATATTACAATAGGTCCTCTGGTGGTTGAGGCGATTCGTCCTGTAACGACAAAGCCACTGGATGTCCACTTGATGATTGTGGAACCAGAAAAATATGTAGAGGGTTTTGCTAAGGCGGGTGCTGATATTATCTCAGTACATGCCGAACATAATGCTTCACCGCACCTACACCGCACTCTCGGACAAATCAAAGAACTCGGTAAAAAAGCGGGAGTTGTACTCAATCCTTCAACCCCTTTGGAATTGATTGAGTACGCGCTAGAACTTTGCGATTTAATACTAATTATGAGCGTCAACCCCGGCTTTGGTGGTCAAAGCTTCATTCCCGGTGTGGTGCCTAAAATCCGCAAGCTGCGTCAGATATGTGATGAACGTGGTCTTGACCCCTGGATTGAAGTGGATGGGGGATTGAAAGCAAATAATACCTGGCAAGTTTTGGAAGCTGGGGCTAATGCGATCGTAGCAGGTTCCGCTGTCTTTGGTGCCAAGGATTATGCTCAGGCGATTACAGCTATTCGTAACAGCAAGCGCCCGACACCAGAATTAGCAAAGGTTTAA
- a CDS encoding IS630 family transposase — translation MLRCEYREKVRDIEPKNLVFLDEAGLLLGLMRPKARSEKGSRVYDVKPFYRGKKVTIIGAISMDKVLAVMTLDGSMDSNAFRVFIEKLLVPQLWKGAVVIMDNLFAHKIDEITPIIESVGASVINLSSYSPDFNPIEHWWSQLKAFIKTFSPKTTQMVDVLIAIALNLINPMHLRNWFANCCYCTS, via the coding sequence TTGCTCAGGTGTGAATACAGAGAGAAAGTCAGAGATATAGAGCCGAAAAATCTGGTTTTTTTGGATGAAGCAGGCTTACTGCTTGGGTTAATGCGTCCAAAAGCTCGTAGTGAAAAAGGAAGTAGAGTATATGATGTAAAACCATTTTATCGAGGTAAAAAAGTCACTATTATCGGCGCAATCAGTATGGATAAAGTATTGGCTGTGATGACACTAGATGGTTCAATGGATAGTAATGCTTTTCGCGTGTTTATAGAAAAGTTGTTAGTGCCTCAATTATGGAAAGGTGCAGTTGTCATAATGGATAACCTATTTGCCCATAAGATCGATGAAATTACGCCCATAATTGAATCTGTTGGTGCCAGTGTCATCAATCTATCTTCTTATTCACCAGATTTTAATCCCATTGAACATTGGTGGTCACAGCTTAAAGCTTTTATCAAAACATTTTCTCCAAAAACTACTCAAATGGTAGATGTATTGATTGCAATTGCTTTAAATCTAATCAATCCTATGCATCTGCGAAATTGGTTTGCTAACTGCTGCTACTGTACTTCATGA
- a CDS encoding serpin family protein yields MNQQKLSGARENFLQRRYGVRLGRRYALAAAGVVLLSVLGCSQVNNNTSALAQSPLPGSESTLPKKTVKPDTKIVAANNKFGFKLFSEILKENSSENNIFVSPSSVGIALAMTYNGASGSTQKAMAKTLELQGINLEEINSGYAALKKILENSDGKVQLTIANSLWANKDARFQTDFLQKTEEFYNAKVTSLNFEDGTTPNVINNWVKENTGGKINKIVEKIEPNQVLFLINAIYFKGKWSNEFDKSQTAIAPFYINNSGKQKQHPMMSQTGNYRYYETEQFQAVSLPYGEDGKISFYIFLPKKNSNLKTFYQSLNAENWEKWMGQFSKQEGNIRLPRFKTDYDITLNQALKALGMAEAFSNKADFSSMGQNFAISQVKHKTFVEVNEEGTEAAAATSVGMVATSYRPSSEPFRMIVDRPFFSAIRDHQTGSILFMGSIVDPQ; encoded by the coding sequence ATGAATCAGCAAAAATTGAGTGGTGCGCGAGAAAATTTCCTGCAAAGACGTTATGGTGTTCGTTTGGGAAGACGTTACGCTTTGGCTGCTGCTGGCGTCGTTCTTTTAAGTGTACTAGGTTGTTCTCAGGTGAATAATAACACGAGTGCCCTAGCCCAATCTCCTCTGCCTGGGTCAGAGTCTACATTACCAAAAAAAACAGTCAAACCTGATACAAAAATCGTTGCTGCTAATAATAAATTCGGCTTTAAACTCTTTTCAGAAATTCTGAAAGAAAATAGTAGTGAAAACAACATTTTTGTGTCACCTTCGAGTGTAGGTATTGCTCTGGCTATGACCTACAATGGTGCAAGCGGTTCTACTCAAAAAGCGATGGCAAAAACCCTGGAATTACAGGGAATTAATCTGGAAGAAATAAACTCTGGTTATGCGGCTTTAAAAAAAATATTAGAAAATTCTGATGGGAAAGTACAATTAACGATCGCTAACTCTCTTTGGGCAAATAAAGATGCTAGATTTCAGACAGATTTTCTCCAGAAAACCGAAGAGTTTTATAACGCCAAGGTAACAAGTTTAAATTTTGAAGACGGCACCACACCTAATGTCATAAATAATTGGGTTAAGGAAAATACAGGCGGAAAAATTAATAAAATAGTCGAGAAAATTGAACCCAACCAGGTGCTATTTCTGATTAATGCCATATATTTTAAAGGAAAATGGAGCAACGAATTTGATAAATCACAAACGGCTATAGCTCCTTTTTACATCAATAATTCTGGTAAGCAGAAACAACACCCGATGATGTCGCAAACGGGTAACTATAGATACTATGAAACGGAACAATTTCAGGCAGTGAGTTTACCTTACGGCGAAGATGGTAAAATCAGCTTTTATATCTTCCTGCCTAAAAAGAACTCAAATCTCAAAACTTTCTATCAATCCTTAAATGCCGAGAACTGGGAAAAATGGATGGGTCAGTTTAGTAAGCAGGAAGGGAATATACGCTTGCCTAGGTTTAAAACCGACTATGATATTACACTCAATCAGGCCTTGAAAGCTTTAGGTATGGCGGAAGCTTTCAGCAATAAAGCCGACTTTTCTAGCATGGGTCAAAATTTTGCTATTAGCCAGGTTAAGCATAAAACTTTTGTGGAGGTGAACGAAGAAGGCACTGAAGCCGCTGCGGCTACTTCTGTGGGAATGGTGGCGACATCTTATAGACCTTCCTCAGAACCATTCCGCATGATTGTTGACCGTCCTTTTTTCAGTGCCATTCGGGATCATCAGACAGGAAGCATTTTGTTTATGGGTTCAATCGTCGATCCACAGTAA
- a CDS encoding HpsJ family protein, translating to MTKSTNDQFMPLVKELQEFAFSQVGSMTILRILGYGLLLLALFDIVEMFIPLNLMNPAWEFQTFGSLVERVPVPLIGLVLVFYGEFHARSKWEFPVLNLLSWLTVLLALLFVLLIPLGVFNTIRLNKQSVDQISAASQQEISKAEKLQQQLSQATPEQITNFLKSQGRSVDSKSPQEVKNQVLSELSQAKDKIQTQAKDAQSTQNLNLLKNSVKWNLGALVSAALFFNIWKTTSWARASR from the coding sequence ATGACTAAATCAACTAATGATCAATTCATGCCCTTAGTTAAGGAACTACAGGAGTTTGCCTTTAGCCAGGTAGGCTCGATGACGATTTTGCGAATCCTTGGCTACGGACTACTGCTATTAGCGTTATTCGACATTGTAGAAATGTTTATTCCGCTAAATTTGATGAATCCTGCTTGGGAATTTCAAACTTTTGGGTCACTAGTTGAGCGAGTACCGGTACCTTTAATCGGCTTAGTGCTGGTGTTTTATGGAGAATTCCATGCTCGCAGCAAATGGGAATTCCCGGTGTTGAATTTGTTATCTTGGTTAACTGTTTTGTTAGCCTTATTGTTTGTTTTACTAATTCCTTTGGGCGTTTTTAATACTATCCGACTCAACAAACAAAGCGTTGATCAAATTAGTGCTGCATCTCAGCAAGAAATATCTAAGGCTGAAAAGCTACAACAGCAACTAAGCCAGGCTACACCAGAACAAATCACTAATTTTTTGAAGAGTCAAGGCCGCTCCGTGGATTCTAAAAGTCCTCAGGAGGTAAAAAATCAGGTCTTGTCAGAACTTTCGCAAGCCAAGGACAAAATCCAAACTCAAGCGAAAGACGCTCAATCTACTCAAAATTTAAACTTGCTGAAGAATTCTGTGAAGTGGAATCTTGGCGCTTTGGTTTCTGCGGCTTTGTTTTTCAATATTTGGAAGACAACCAGCTGGGCTAGAGCAAGTAGGTAA